Proteins encoded within one genomic window of Brassica rapa cultivar Chiifu-401-42 chromosome A09, CAAS_Brap_v3.01, whole genome shotgun sequence:
- the LOC103841336 gene encoding NDR1/HIN1-like protein 6, whose translation MKTDDKKEKPAIPMLASEAPKPNAAMETQSTNGGGGTKGKKRNRKICICVTLLILLLIFVVLLVLGLTLFKPKRPITTIDSVAVDRLQASVDVLNLKVVLNLTLSVDLSLKNPNRVGFSFGNSSALLNYGGKLIGEAPLPASRVGPENTLPMNITLTLMADRLLTDTQIINDVMSGSIPINTFVKVAGKVSVLKIFKIKVQSSSSCDIVISVANRNVTSQHCKYSTKL comes from the coding sequence ATGAAAACAGATGATAAAAAGGAGAAGCCAGCAATACCCATGTTAGCATCCGAAGCGCCCAAGCCAAACGCAGCCATGGAAACGCAGTCCACAAACGGCGGCGGCGGTACAAAAGGGAAGAAACGCAACCGCAAAATCTGCATCTGCGTCACActcctcatcctcctcctcatctTCGTAGTCCTCCTCGTCTTAGGCCTCACTCTCTTCAAACCCAAACGCCCCATCACCACCATCGACTCCGTCGCCGTGGACCGTCTCCAAGCCTCCGTCGACGTCCTGAATCTCAAGGTCGTCCTAAACCTAACGCTCAGCGTCGATCTCTCCTTGAAAAACCCTAACCGCGTCGGCTTCAGCTTCGGCAACTCGTCGGCGTTGCTTAACTACGGCGGGAAGTTGATCGGAGAGGCGCCGCTTCCGGCGAGTCGAGTCGGGCCGGAGAATACGCTGCCTATGAACATAACGCTGACGTTGATGGCGGATCGGTTACTCACCGACACGCAGATTATTAATGACGTCATGTCGGGGTCTATACCTATCAACACTTTCGTTAAAGTCGCCGGGAAAGTAAGTGTTCTTAAGATTTTTAAGATTAAAGTTCAGTCGTCTTCGTCGTGTGATATTGTCATCTCTGTTGCGAATCGTAACGTTACGAGTCAACACTGTAAGTATTCGACTAAGCTGTGA
- the LOC103841337 gene encoding 50S ribosomal protein L17, chloroplastic — protein MAAIPMATATPTDSMSRVWSMSSLKSSLPSAVTCRLPSPSSRRPVLVSSPSPRLPSFSGLSPVNPLISTGLPGWQSFEDGFKIIDGGGRVYAMRHGRRVPKLNRPPDQRKALLRGLTTQLLKHGRIKTTRARASAMRKFVDKMITLAKDGSLHKRRQALGYIYEKQIVHALFAEVPDRYGERNGGYTRIIRTLPRRGDNAPMAYIELV, from the exons ATGGCGGCAATCCCAATGGCAACGGCCACACCTACAGACTCCATGAGCAGAGTTTGGAGCATGTCATCTCTCAAATCATCTCTCCCCTCCGCCGTAACTTGCCGTCTACCTTCCCCGTCTTCTCGCCGTCCCGTCCTCGTCTCTTCTCCATCCCCGCGTCTCCCTTCATTCTCCGGTCTATCCCCGGTTAACCCCCTCATCTCAACCGGTCTTCCAG GTTGGCAAAGCTTCGAGGATGGGTTCAAGATCATCGACGGCGGTGGCCGCGTGTACGCGATGAGGCACGGGAGGAGAGTCCCGAAGCTGAACAGGCCACCGGACCAGAGGAAAGCTCTGCTCCGTGGGCTCACGACGCAGCTGTTGAAGCACGGGAGGATCAAGACGACAAGAGCTAGAGCAAGTGCGATGAGGAAGTTTGTGGATAAGATGATTACTTTAGCCAAGGACGGGTCTCTGCACAAGCGGAGGCAAGCGCTGGGGTATATCTACGAGAAGCAGATCGTTCACGCGTTGTTCGCTGAGGTTCCGGATAGGTACGGGGAGAGGAATGGTGGGTACACGAGGATCATTAGAACTCTTCCTAGGAGAGGTGATAATGCTCCTATGGCGTACATTGAGCTTGTTTAA
- the LOC103841338 gene encoding protein SCARECROW: MAESSGKTTSSDNNSSNRSTVPPPPPPPASAMVRKRLASEMSSSSSLNNNQRPPPPHRASHLPDSSYIVTAAAADSTTHPTPPVSVCGFSGLPVFPSDNNNNRTAMSSVQPMEQQDSSSSSPTVWVDAIIRDLINSSASVSIPQLIQNVRDIIFPCNPNLGALLEYRLRSLMLLDPPPSSSDAPPPPQPPFEPLYHQQQQQQQPKPPTPPPPQVQQQERENTPPPPPETVTTTTTTTAEALRERKEEIKRQKQDEEGLHLLTLLLQCAEAVSADNLEEANKLLLEISQLSTPYGTSAQRVAAYFSEAMSARLLNSCLGIYAALPSRWMPQTHSLKMVSAFQVFNGISPLVKFSHFTANQAIQEAFEKEDCVHIIDLDIMQGLQWPGLFHILASRPGGPPHVRLTGLGTSMEALQATGKRLSDFADKLGLPFEFCPLAEKVGNLDAERLNVRKREAVAVHWLQHSLYDVTGSDTHTLWLLQRLAPKVVTVVEQDLSHAGSFLGRFVEAIHYYSALFDSLGASYGEESEERHVVEQQLLSKEIRNVLAVGGPSRSGEVKFESWREKMQQCGFKGISLAGNAATQATLLLGMFPSDGYTLVDDNGTLKLGWKDLSLLTASAWTPCS, from the exons ATGGCGGAATCAAGCGGTAAAACAACTTCTTCCGACAACAACAGCAGCAACCGTAGTActgttcctcctcctcctcctcctcctgcttCAGCTATGGTGAGAAAGAGATTAGCTTCGGAGatgtcttcatcttcttccttaaACAACAACCAACGTCCTCCTCCTCCCCACCGCGCCTCTCACCTCCCTGACTCCAGCTACATCGtcacggcggcggcggcggactCGACAACCCACCCGACACCACCTGTCTCTGTCTGTGGCTTCTCCGGTCTACCGGTTTTTCCTtccgacaacaacaacaaccggACAGCTATGTCCTCCGTACAGCCAATGGAGCAACaagactcttcttcttcttcgcctaCTGTCTGGGTGGACGCCATTATCAGAGACTTAATCAACTCCTCTGCTTCAGTCTCCATCCCTCAGCTCATCCAAAACGTTAGAGACATCATCTTCCCTTGCAACCCTAATCTCGGAGCTCTTCTTGAATACAGACTCCGCTCTCTCATGCTTCTTGATCCTCCTCCCTCCTCCTCCGacgctcctcctcctcctcagccGCCTTTTGAGCCTCTCTACCatcagcagcaacaacaacaacagcctAAGCCTCctactcctcctcctcctcaggtTCAGCAGCAAGAAAGGGAGAACACTCCACCGCCGCCGCCGGAGACTgtgaccaccaccaccaccaccacggcgGAGGCCTTGAGAGAGAGGAAAGAAGAGATCAAGCGTCAGAAACAAGACGAAGAAGGTTTGCATCTCCTCACTCTCCTCCTCCAATGCGCCGAAGCTGTCTCCGCGGACAACCTCGAGGAAGCGAACAAGCTCCTCCTCGAGATCTCTCAGCTCTCCACTCCCTACGGAACGTCCGCGCAGCGCGTCGCCGCTTACTTCTCCGAAGCCATGTCCGCTCGCCTTCTCAACTCCTGTCTCGGCATCTACGCGGCCTTGCCTTCGCGGTGGATGCCGCAGACGCACAGCTTGAAGATGGTCTCCGCCTTCCAGGTGTTCAACGGGATAAGCCCTCTGGTGAAGTTCTCGCACTTCACGGCTAACCAAGCGATTCAAGAAGCGTTTGAGAAGGAAGACTGTGTCCACATCATCGATTTGGATATCATGCAGGGGCTTCAGTGGCCTGGTTTGTTTCATATACTTGCTTCTAGACCGGGGGGACCTCCTCACGTGCGTCTCACGGGACTTGGTACTTCTATGGAAGCTCTTCAGGCTACTGGGAAACGTCTTTCGGATTTTGCGGATAAGCTGGGTTTGCCTTTTGAGTTCTGTCCTTTGGCTGAGAAAGTTGGGAACTTGGATGCGGAGAGACTTAATGTGAGGAAGAGAGAAGCTGTTGCTGTTCATTGGCTTCAGCATTCTCTTTATGATGTTACTGGCTCTGATACACACACTCTCTGGTTACTCCAAAG ATTAGCACCTAAGGTGGTGACAGTAGTGGAACAAGACTTGAGCCATGCTGGTTCTTTCTTAGGAAGATTTGTGGAAGCAATACATTACTACTCGGCGCTGTTTGATTCCTTAGGAGCAAGCTACGGAGAAGAGAGCGAGGAGAGACATGTTGTTGAGCAGCAGCTACTGTCCAAAGAGATAAGGAACGTATTGGCTGTTGGTGGACCGTCGAGGAGTGGTGAAGTGAAGTTTGAGAGCTGGAGGGAGAAGATGCAGCAATGTGGATTCAAGGGTATATCTTTGGCTGGGAATGCAGCGACGCAAGCTACGCTTTTGTTGGGGATGTTTCCGTCGGATGGTTATACTTTGGTTGATGATAATGGTACACTTAAGCTTGGATGGAAAGATCTCTCGTTACTCACTGCTTCAGCTTGGACTCCTTgttcttag
- the LOC103841343 gene encoding SUPPRESSOR OF ABI3-5 has product MDPGRFGRQQDWDNTSAPEGCGPEHDPNSRFGVSYDRGYRDDVYNHPPGHDMGPLPQSRRRNSEETYPRELRRHEKPSTDTNYDADYYHDTEVGSRNGYYRDQGHERSSRYDGRDDYSSSRSRNYHHNRDDSRGKDYDYARRSYDSDYERGSVRDGNRKSGDSQDRERNSRDREWGSRDREGDNRSFSRERDVSPQRRYEKSRSGSAGRDGFSRSRSRSPRGRSHGRSYREDSYEGDHWHGSERRREYEDRHDQDHFSATPSATVVVKGLSTKSTEEDLYQLLAEWGPLHHVRVIREQNSGISRGFAFIDFPTVDAARTMMNRIEHDGIIVDGRKLIFRYSTPRAGVPRRQENASRRGYGGNIVPSDWICTICGCINFARRTSCFQCNEPKTDDSPSVDVGLSNSTAGRRSSESGPTHVLVVRGLDEDADEEMIRYEFSKHAPIKDLRLVRDKFTHVSRGFAFVHFFSVEDATKALEATNGTILDKNGKILRVAYAKSVHGSGTGMPASSHASNLAAAAIEAAAFSQQYDGAGWAPKEYNHDEKQTGGHAQGIGEMASAPQSGYVWDEASGYYYDAASGYYYDGNSGLYYDSSSGIWYSYDPQTQQYVPCPDQNDESKSTGTQPESAKTEKSSQQKVIISAAATPTVEKTISLPDAVQAAAAAAIASEKREKERVKEIKLASKSSILASKKKMSNVLTMWKQRTSETQTQRPSLGGENPPPTVLAEARSSFSTVQPKGKLTTDTVIAKERSTSSHRVVALTATPTTESSSSSKAGAPLMGVMRGSFGGASSSANVQVPPVLPSAPSPSVPVSAYGSGRRRFSEKPTAAPTHREQPQTSYRDRATERRNLYGSSAPIENDLMDSSEDIMRKGASDPTPFPPGVGVRGTTTTEVSDYDVITEEKAIDESNVGNRMLRNMGWQEGSGLGRDGSGMKEPVQAQGVDRRAGLGSQQKKLDPEFEAQPGDTYRTVLHKKALARFREMSDNN; this is encoded by the exons ATGGACCCTGGTCGATTTGGTCGGCAGCAAGATTGGGATAATACCAGT GCTCCGGAGGGTTGTGGTCCTGAGCATGATCCAAACAGCCG GTTTGGCGTATCATATGATAGGGGATATCGGGATGATGTCTACAATCATCCACCTGGACATGATATGGGTCCTTTGCCTCAGTCTAGAAGGAGAAACTCTGAGGAAACTTATCCTCGTGAACTTCGTAGGCATGAAAAGCCTTCTACCGATACAAACTATGATGCTGATTATTATCATGACACTGAAGTTGGGAGTCGTAATGGATACTACCGTGATCAAGGACACGAAAGGTCTTCACGATATGATGGCCGTGATGACTACTCTTCCAGTAGATCTAGAAACTACCATCATAACAGAGATGATAGCCGTGGAAAAGATTATGATTATGCTCGCCGGAGTTATGATTCCGATTATGAAAGGGGCAGTGTGAGAGATGGCAATAGGAAGAGTGGGGACTCGCAGGATAGAGAACGGAACTCACGTGATAGAGAGTGGGGTTCACGTGATAGAGAAGGGGACAATAGATCTTTCAGCCGTGAAAGAGATGTGAGTCCACAGAGGAGATATGAGAAATCTCGCTCTGGATCTGCTGGACGTGATGGGTTCTCTAGATCAAGATCAAGATCTCCTAGAGGTCGGAGCCATGGGCGAAGTTACCGGGAGGACAGCTACGAGGGAGATCACTGGCATGGAAGTGAGAGGCGAAGAGAATATGAAGATAGACATGACCAGGATCATTTTTCTGCT ACCCCATCCGCCACTGTTGTTGTGAAGGGTCTCTCAACGAAATCAACAGAAGAAGATCTGTACCAGCTTCTG GCTGAATGGGGTCCTCTGCATCATGTCCGTGTGATTCGGGAGCAAAATTCTGGAATTTCTCGTGGATTTGCATTTATTGATTTCCCCACGGTG GATGCCGCACGCACCATGATGAACAGAATTGAGCATGATGGTATAATTGTGGATGGAAGGAAGCTGATTTTTCGTTACAG CACACCGAGGGCTGGTGTGCCTCGTAGGCAGGAAAATGCTTCTAGGCGCGGTTATGGTGGCAATATAGTTCCTTCAGATTGGATATGTACAATCTGTGGCTGTATCAATTTTGCACGGCGAACCTCTTGCTTTCAG TGTAATGAACCAAAGACCGATGATTCTCCTTCAGTTGACGTAGGTTTATCCAACTCAACAGCGGGAAGACGAAGTTCTGAATCAG GTCCAACTCATGTCTTAGTTGTACGCGGGTTGGATGAAGATGCTGACGAGGAAATGATTCggtatgaattttccaaacatGCTCCTATCAAG GATCTTCGTCTTGTCAGAGACAAATTCACGCATGTTTCACGAGGATTTGCATTTGTCCATTTCTTTTCG GTTGAGGATGCTACCAAGGCACTTGAAGCAACAAACGGAACAATCCTCGACAAGAATGGTAAAATCCTGAGAGTCGCATATGCAAAGAGCGTTCATGGTTCTGGAACTGGTATGCCAGCATCATCTCACGCCAGCAACCTCGCTGCTGCCGCAATTGAAGCAGCAGCATTTTCTCAACAG TATGACGGGGCGGGATGGGCTCCAAAGGAATATAATCATGATGAGAAGCAAACTGGAGGGCACGCCCAGGGCATTGGGGAAATGGCTTCTGCTCCTCAATCTGGATACGTGTGGGATGAAGCATCTGGTTATTACTATGATGCTGCTTCTGGATATTACTACGATGGAAATTCAG GTCTTTATTACGACAGCAGTAGTGGGATTTGGTACTCGTATGACCCTCAAACGCAACAATATGTTCCTTGTCCTGATCAGAACGATGAGAGTAAATCAACTGGAACACAACCTGAGTCTGCCAAGACGGAGAAATCCAGCCAACAAAAGGTTATTATCTCTGCAGCTGCTACCCCGACTGTAGAAAAGACTATCTCCTTACCAGATGCGGTTCAGGCGGCTGCGGCAGCAGCAATTGCAtcggagaagagagaaaaagaaagagtgaAGGAAATAAAACTTGCATCAAAGAGTAGCATACTGGCTAGCAAGAAAAAAATGAGTAATGTTTTAACAATGTGGAAGCAGCGGACCAGTGAAACACAAACACAACGTCCCTCACTTGGTGGTGAAAATCCACCACCTACCGTTCTCGCTGAAGCAAGGTCGTCTTTCTCCACTGTACAACCCAAGGGCAAGCTGACAACTGATACAGTGATTGCAAAGGAGAGATCTACCTCCAGTCATAGAGTTGTTGCACTGACAGCAACTCCCACTACAGAAAGCTCGAGTAGCAGTAAAGCAGGAGCACCTTTGATGGGGGTGATGAGAGGTTCTTTCGGAGGAGCTTCTTCCTCAGCTAATGTACAAGTGCCTCCGGTTTTGCCTTCTGCTCCTTCCCCTTCTGTTCCGGTTTCGGCTTATGGGAGTGGGAGAAGAAGGTTCTCTGAAAAGCCGACCGCAGCGCCTACTCACAGAGAACAGCCTCAGACATCATACAGGGACCGTGCTACGGAAAGAAGAAACTTATACGGTTCATCAGCTCCGATTGAAAATGATCTTATGGATTCAA GTGAAGATATTATGAGAAAAGGTGCATCAGATCCAACACCCTTTCCTCCTGGTGTGGGCGTACGTGGAACTACCACGACCGAAGTCAGTGATTACGATGTAATCACAGAGGAGAAAGCAATAGACGAAAGTAACGTGGGAAACAGAATGTTGAGGAACATGGGTTGGCAAGAAGGATCg GGTTTAGGGAGAGACGGGAGTGGAATGAAAGAACCAGTGCAAGCGCAAGGCGTTGATAGGAGAGCAGGACTTGGGAGTCAACAGAAGAAACTTGATCCTGAGTTTGAGGCTCAGCCTGGTGATACCTACAGAACTGTTCTCCATAAGAAAGCTCTTGCGAGGTTTCGTGAAATGTCTGACAATAATTGA